The following proteins are co-located in the Billgrantia tianxiuensis genome:
- a CDS encoding amino acid ABC transporter ATP-binding protein gives MSRDESLADTQPIVRLDRVNKHFGQLHVLKDIVLEIQPGEVVVVIGASGSGKSTLIRCINGLEEFQAGHIEVDGNELLPNGKSGRALQRIRTEVGMVFQQFNLFPHLSVLDNVTLAPMKVRGWSRADATETAYRLLERVSIADQADKYPSQLSGGQQQRVALARALAMEPRLMLFDEPTSALDPEMIGEVLDAMRELAREGMTMVIVTHEMGFAREVADRVVFIDRGEIVEQAAPDTLFDSPRHERTQSFLSRVLKH, from the coding sequence ATGAGCCGAGACGAATCCCTGGCCGACACCCAGCCCATCGTGCGCCTTGACAGGGTGAACAAGCACTTCGGACAACTGCACGTGCTCAAGGACATCGTGCTCGAGATCCAGCCTGGCGAGGTGGTGGTGGTTATCGGTGCCAGCGGCTCGGGCAAGTCCACCCTGATCCGCTGCATCAATGGCCTCGAGGAGTTTCAGGCCGGCCACATCGAAGTCGATGGCAACGAACTGCTACCGAACGGCAAGAGCGGTCGCGCGCTGCAGAGAATCCGCACCGAAGTCGGCATGGTGTTCCAGCAGTTCAACCTCTTTCCACATCTCAGCGTGCTCGATAACGTCACGCTGGCGCCCATGAAGGTGCGCGGCTGGAGCCGAGCCGATGCCACCGAGACTGCCTACCGCCTGCTCGAACGCGTCAGCATCGCCGACCAGGCGGACAAGTACCCATCCCAGCTCTCCGGCGGGCAGCAGCAGCGCGTCGCCCTGGCCAGAGCGCTGGCCATGGAACCGCGCCTGATGCTGTTCGACGAACCCACCTCGGCGCTCGATCCGGAAATGATCGGTGAAGTGCTCGATGCCATGCGAGAGCTTGCCCGCGAGGGTATGACCATGGTCATCGTTACCCATGAGATGGGATTCGCCCGCGAGGTCGCCGATCGAGTGGTCTTCATCGATCGCGGAGAGATCGTCGAGCAAGCGGCACCGGACACTCTTTTCGACTCTCCACGGCACGAGCGCACCCAGAGCTTCCTGTCGCGGGTGCTCAAGCACTGA
- a CDS encoding amino acid ABC transporter permease — MDVTFQFDWEAAFASIPFLLKGIPYTLLISFGGLAIGFLIGILFGLLRISPLVWLRVPAIAYIEIFRGTPVLVQVLFIFYGLPQLLGGPINALVAGIAAIAVNSGAYISEIVRGGVQSIERGQREASLSLGLSRVQSFRYIIWPQAFRRMIPPLGNQGIISIKDTSLFSVIGVGELVRQGQVYIATTFNALEVYLMVALLYLAITLSLSFALRLLERKGLVGQ, encoded by the coding sequence GTGGATGTCACCTTCCAATTCGACTGGGAGGCGGCCTTCGCCTCCATTCCCTTCCTGCTGAAAGGGATCCCCTACACCCTGCTGATCTCCTTCGGTGGACTGGCCATCGGCTTTCTCATCGGCATTCTCTTCGGCCTGCTGCGCATCAGCCCGCTCGTCTGGCTGCGGGTACCGGCGATCGCCTATATCGAGATCTTCCGCGGCACTCCGGTACTGGTACAGGTACTGTTCATCTTCTATGGCCTGCCCCAACTTCTCGGCGGGCCGATCAATGCCCTGGTCGCCGGCATCGCCGCCATCGCGGTGAACTCCGGCGCTTACATCTCGGAGATCGTGCGCGGCGGCGTGCAATCGATCGAGCGTGGCCAGCGCGAGGCGAGCCTGTCGCTAGGGCTGTCGCGGGTACAGTCGTTTCGCTACATCATCTGGCCCCAGGCCTTTCGCCGCATGATCCCGCCACTAGGCAACCAGGGCATCATCAGTATCAAGGACACCTCGCTATTCTCGGTGATCGGGGTTGGCGAGCTGGTCCGCCAGGGCCAGGTCTACATCGCCACCACCTTCAACGCCCTGGAAGTCTACTTGATGGTCGCCCTCCTCTATCTGGCGATAACCCTGAGCCTGTCATTCGCCCTGCGCCTGCTCGAGCGCAAGGGCCTGGTCGGACAATAA
- the mnmG gene encoding tRNA uridine-5-carboxymethylaminomethyl(34) synthesis enzyme MnmG: MEYPDRFDVIVIGGGHAGTEAALASARMGCQTLLLTHNIETLGQMSCNPAIGGIGKSHLVKEIDALGGAMGLATDLGGIQFRVLNARKGPAVRATRAQADRVRYKAAIRGMLENQPNLTIFQQAAGDLLVENDTVRGVVTETGIRFRAETVVLCTGTFLGGVIHIGLDRSRGGRAGDPPSNALAERLRALPFRVDRLKTGTPPRLDAKSVNFTVLEEQPGDSPTPVMSYLGRRDMHPRQVSCHIAHTNERTHEIIFANLDRSPMYSGVIEGVGPRYCPSIEDKVHRFADKASHQVFIEPEGLDTHELYPNGISTSLPFDVQLQVVRSIKGLENAHITRPGYAIEYDFFDPRDLKHSLETKFIHNLFFAGQINGTTGYEEAGAQGLLAGLNAARRAKGLEAWWPRRDEAYLGVLVDDLITLGTKEPYRMFTSRAEYRLLLREDNADLRLTEAGRELGLVDEARWAAFSTKREAIEREGARLKASWVQPGTAAAAAIEEKTGKPLSREYSLLDLLKRPELGYGDVAHLTGEPVDDEAVAEQVQIQAKYQGYIDRQQDEIDKLKRHEATPLPADLDYAQVEGLSHEIRQKLAEARPGTLAQASRISGVTPAAVSILLIHLKKRRLLEDNRVANG; this comes from the coding sequence TTGGAGTATCCCGACCGCTTTGACGTCATCGTCATCGGCGGCGGCCATGCGGGAACCGAAGCCGCTCTGGCCTCCGCCCGCATGGGCTGTCAGACCCTGCTGCTGACCCACAACATCGAGACCCTCGGGCAGATGTCGTGCAATCCCGCCATCGGCGGCATCGGCAAGAGCCACCTGGTCAAGGAGATCGACGCGCTGGGGGGAGCCATGGGCCTGGCCACCGATCTCGGCGGCATCCAGTTCCGCGTGCTCAACGCTCGCAAGGGACCGGCCGTGCGGGCCACCCGTGCTCAGGCCGACCGCGTACGCTACAAGGCGGCCATCCGCGGCATGCTGGAGAACCAGCCGAACCTGACGATCTTCCAGCAGGCTGCAGGAGATCTGCTGGTGGAAAACGACACGGTGCGCGGGGTAGTCACCGAGACCGGCATCCGCTTCCGTGCCGAAACCGTGGTGCTGTGCACCGGCACCTTCCTCGGCGGCGTGATCCATATCGGCCTGGATCGGAGCCGCGGCGGGCGTGCCGGCGATCCTCCCTCCAATGCCCTGGCGGAGCGTCTGCGGGCGCTGCCGTTCCGGGTCGACCGGCTCAAGACCGGCACCCCGCCACGGCTGGATGCCAAGAGCGTGAATTTCACCGTGCTCGAGGAGCAGCCAGGCGACAGCCCGACGCCGGTGATGTCCTACCTGGGACGTCGCGACATGCATCCGCGCCAGGTGAGCTGCCACATCGCTCATACCAATGAGCGCACCCACGAGATCATCTTCGCCAACCTCGACCGCTCGCCGATGTATTCGGGCGTGATCGAGGGCGTCGGGCCGCGTTACTGCCCGTCGATCGAGGACAAGGTGCACCGCTTCGCCGACAAGGCGAGTCACCAGGTGTTCATCGAACCGGAAGGGCTCGATACTCACGAGCTCTACCCCAACGGCATCTCCACTTCGCTGCCCTTCGACGTGCAGCTGCAGGTGGTGCGCTCGATCAAGGGATTGGAGAACGCCCACATCACCCGGCCCGGCTACGCCATCGAGTACGATTTCTTCGATCCCCGCGATCTCAAGCACTCGCTGGAAACCAAATTTATCCACAACCTGTTTTTCGCCGGGCAGATCAACGGCACCACCGGCTACGAGGAGGCCGGCGCCCAGGGGCTGCTCGCAGGCCTCAATGCCGCGCGTCGCGCCAAGGGGCTCGAGGCCTGGTGGCCACGCCGCGACGAGGCCTACCTCGGCGTACTGGTCGACGACTTGATCACCCTGGGCACCAAGGAGCCCTACCGCATGTTCACTTCACGCGCCGAGTACCGGCTGCTGCTGCGTGAGGACAACGCCGACCTGCGCCTTACCGAGGCCGGTCGCGAGCTGGGCCTGGTGGACGAGGCGCGCTGGGCTGCGTTCAGTACCAAGCGCGAGGCGATCGAGCGCGAGGGCGCCCGGCTCAAGGCCAGCTGGGTGCAGCCCGGCACGGCGGCAGCGGCGGCCATCGAGGAGAAGACCGGCAAGCCGCTGTCCCGCGAGTACAGCCTGCTTGACCTGCTCAAGCGGCCCGAACTCGGCTATGGCGACGTGGCGCACCTCACGGGCGAGCCCGTCGACGACGAAGCCGTGGCAGAACAGGTCCAGATCCAGGCCAAGTACCAGGGCTACATCGACCGTCAGCAGGACGAGATCGACAAGCTCAAGCGCCACGAGGCCACGCCGCTGCCGGCCGATCTCGATTACGCCCAGGTCGAAGGGCTCTCCCATGAGATTCGCCAGAAGCTCGCCGAAGCGCGGCCCGGGACCTTGGCGCAGGCCTCACGGATCTCCGGCGTGACGCCGGCGGCGGTGTCGATCCTGCTGATTCACCTGAAGAAACGTCGCCTGCTCGAGGACAATCGGGTGGCCAACGGATGA